One window of the Pristis pectinata isolate sPriPec2 chromosome 13, sPriPec2.1.pri, whole genome shotgun sequence genome contains the following:
- the atmin gene encoding ATM interactor produces the protein MCAWAGREGDSSSQPQASGGMPEGSPAAAAGGMPACQLIRPSVTELSRENCSINPTVRKDLKSSVQKLYCCPIEGCPRGPNRPFSQFALVKQHFMKIHAEKKHKCDKCNNSYGTESDLKRHAEDCGRIFQCTCGCPYASRPALLSHVYRTGHEIPAEHREPPRKKRKSEWLNQNHLNDIAKGQETQSAQDTMEMNRGTYSEHSRGDISNNQAPAPVKQIQKLLLPKPKAALVKLPVMHLTPLPVLLSSGMPMDNSVKSIVVAVDNQGSVVNTVQVLPASVGTLIPTLETKALNFKGDLPTSKVPSIMMVEPVSTAVQVNMDSGFASNHGLQSLGDLSQKNKYTSMNVQTDISYLAQSTAPESLTMYCATESTVSACAQTDLSFGAQVLLPVSVQTQTFEPDTKITTSISAQTDPFGQPCFPLCNVSRKTQTLVNSGQEKDPTVQTLINANNHEEIFDHSLVPSCSVCRQTQTTFALEAMGMDQRLSHTTNNDALLQNTSKSAVDFHIQSTLLQQNSMTDNQTQTINLFNDLENILSESIADHSLEHRGLLSDASNGSGESMTGSQSQNAGIDFDIEEFLSASNIQTQTEENEFGTLQTESALESLDIETQTDFLFSDHPAQVYNSRGQSSYLGLEMFDTQTQTDFTFLLDSGPHLPLDSILKQSSFSLNAESSGTETQTEDLHSRNNFTSTSESQVQLNCAETQTTSSSFENLGSLFFTSNETQTVMDDFLLADMAWNTMECHFSSVETQTCDELVSLLESADKSTN, from the exons ATGTGTGCATGGGCCGGCCGGGAGGGCGACAGTTCGTCACAGCCGCAGGCGAGCGGTGGGATGCCGGAGGGCTCGCCGGCGGCAGCGGCAGGAGGGATGCCGGCCTGTCAGCTCATTCGGCCCTCGGTCACTGAGCTAAGCCGGGAG AATTGCAGCATTAATCCGACTGTTAGGAAAGATTTGAAATCTTCTGTTCAGAAATTATACTGCTGCCCCATTGAAGGTTGCCCAAGAGGACCAAACAGACCATTTTCTCAATTTGCCCTTGTTAAGCAG cactttatgaAAATTCATGCTGAAAAAAAGCACAagtgtgacaaatgtaataactcGTATGGTACAGAATCGGACTTGAAGCGACATGCAGAGGACTGTGGGCGGATTTTCCAGTGCACTTGTGGTTGTCCTTATGCCAGCAGACCAGCACTGTTGTCTCATGTTTACAGAACTGGACAtgaaatccctgcagaacatcg GGAGCCACCACGCAAGAAGAGGAAGAGTGAGTGGTTAAATCAGAACCATTTGAACGACATTGCGAAAGGGCAAGAAACCCAATCAGCCCAAGACACGATGGAGATGAACAGGGGAACCTACTCTGAACACTCCCGTGGAGATATCAGCAATAACCAGGCTCCAGCACCTGtaaaacaaattcagaaattgttgTTACCAAAGCCCAAAGCTGCACTTGTCAAACTTCCCGTTATGCACTTAACGCCTTTACCAGTTCTCTTATCTTCAGGCATGCCCATGGATAATTCTGTTAAGTCTATTGTTGTTGCTGTTGACAATCAAGGATCTGTTGTGAATACGGTGCAGGTGTTGCCTGCCTCAGTGGGAACTCTAATACCAACTTTGGAGACAAAAGCATTGAATTTTAAAGGTGACCTTCCCACATCCAAGGTGCCTAGCATCATGATGGTTGAACCTGTCAGCACTGCAGTGcaagtcaacatggattcaggCTTTGCCAGTAATCATGGATTACAATCACTTGGAGACCTGAGTCAAAAGAACAAGTATACTTCTATGAATGTTCAGACAGACATATCTTATCTTGCACAGAGCACAGCACCAGAATCTCTAACCATGTACTGTGCTACAGAGAGCACTGTGTCAGCCTGTGCACAAACTGATCTGAGCTTTGGTGCTCAAGTGTTGCTACCTGTAAGTGTCCAAACACAAACATTTGAACCAGACACCAAAATCACCACGTCGATAAGTGCTCAGACAGATCCTTTTGGTCAGCCCTGTTTTCCATTATGTAATGTTTCCAGGAAAACTCAAACTTTGGTCaattctggtcaagaaaaagaccCAACAGTTCAAACACTAATTAATGCAAATAATCATGAAGAGATTTTTGATCATTCTTTAGTTCCCTCTTGCAGTGTGTGTAGGCAAACTCAAACTACTTTTGCCCTGGAAGCAATGGGCATGGACCAAAGACTATCCCATACAACCAACAATGATGCTCTTTTACAGAACACTAGTAAATCAGCTGTTGATTTTCACATTCAATCCACTTTACTTCAACAAAACTCAATGACAGACAATCAAACTCAGACAATTAACCTTTTTAATGACTTGGAAAATATCCTATCTGAAAGCATAGCAGATCATTCATTAGAACACCGGGGTCTTTTATCTGATGCCAGCAATGGCTCTGGCGAGAGTATGACAGGCAGCCAGTCACAGAATGCGGGtattgactttgacattgaagaATTTTTATCTGCAAGCAACATACAAACCCAGACAGAAGAAAATGAGTTTGGTACTTTACAGACAGAGTCTGCATTGGAATCTTTGGATATTGAAACTCAGACAGACTTTTTGTTTTCAGACCATCCTGCCCAGGTATACAACAGCAGGGGACAGTCCAGTTATTTAGGACTAGAAATGTTTGATACACAGACCCAAACAGACTTCACTTTCTTATTGGATAGTGGTCCACATCTACCTCTTGATAGCATCTTGAAACAGTCCAGTTTCTCCCTAAATGCAGAATCTTCTGGGACAGAAACCCAAACAGAGGACCTGCACAGTAGAAATAATTTCACTAGTACCAGTGAAAGCCAGGTTCAGCTAAACTGCGCTGAAACACAGACAACCAGCAGTTCTTTTGAAAACCTTGGCAGTCTTTTCTTCACTAGCAATGAAACACAGACCGTAATGGATGACTTTCTCTTGGCTGACATGGCATGGAACACTATGGAGTGTCATTTCAGTTCAGTCGAGACACAGACATGTGATGAACTTGTTTCCTTACTTGAAAGTGCTGACAAAAGCACCAATTGA